The following proteins come from a genomic window of Nostoc sp. TCL26-01:
- a CDS encoding NAD(P)/FAD-dependent oxidoreductase, with protein MTIDYDVVIIGGSPAGRYAALAATQLKAKVALVESQVNNGLIFHQAFNEIAHRTHNFSYLADFGINTIQSNTAEQCQISLASPEVMLYAQGVVSNIQESNSIANLAAQGIDFIFGNGQFQTSPHLSFAINQRLLRGRTYLLATGSRPKIPAIEGLSATGYRTLANIWQSLYKQGSLISSPPQDWLIIGGIPQSIEIAQTLVRLGCNVTLVIQSPDLLPHIDPEIAQLLQAQLEVDGIRVLTQTVVTQVKRIEHKKWVQAGDRAIEVDEILIAIGQQPNLEVLNLAEAGVKWHQHRLIVNNKLQTTNRRIYACGDVIGGYDFLHIAHYEARIALKNALFVPQFSVDYRCLPWAILSYPNLAQVGLTQAQARRRFARKEIFVLQHYYKSVAAAQLRNATTGICQLVVLNNGEILGATILGAEARELINIIALAMAQKIPVKQLANLSTVYPSFSEILEQTAREWSQQKLNSNPALQDWLEGFFHWRRNWNL; from the coding sequence AAGTTAATAATGGTTTGATTTTTCACCAAGCCTTCAATGAAATCGCTCATCGAACCCACAATTTCAGTTATCTGGCTGATTTTGGTATCAACACCATACAGTCGAATACTGCTGAACAATGTCAGATATCTTTGGCATCGCCAGAAGTAATGCTTTATGCTCAAGGCGTTGTCTCTAATATTCAAGAATCTAACTCTATTGCCAATTTAGCAGCCCAAGGAATCGATTTCATTTTTGGTAATGGTCAATTTCAAACTTCCCCTCATCTATCATTTGCAATTAATCAGCGCCTACTACGGGGGCGGACTTATTTACTTGCCACTGGTTCTCGTCCCAAAATTCCCGCAATAGAAGGATTGTCTGCCACTGGCTACCGCACCTTAGCAAATATTTGGCAATCTCTATACAAGCAAGGTTCTCTAATTTCTTCACCACCTCAAGATTGGTTAATTATTGGTGGTATTCCCCAGAGTATTGAGATAGCACAAACATTAGTCAGACTGGGTTGCAATGTCACCTTAGTAATTCAATCTCCTGATCTTCTACCTCATATAGATCCAGAAATTGCCCAGTTACTTCAAGCACAGTTAGAAGTTGATGGTATCCGTGTCCTCACGCAAACAGTAGTCACTCAAGTCAAGCGAATTGAGCATAAAAAATGGGTGCAGGCGGGAGATAGAGCCATAGAAGTAGATGAAATATTAATAGCGATAGGACAGCAACCAAATCTAGAAGTGCTGAATTTGGCAGAAGCTGGAGTGAAATGGCATCAGCATCGTTTAATAGTCAATAACAAGCTACAAACCACTAATCGCCGTATTTACGCTTGTGGTGATGTGATTGGTGGTTATGACTTCCTGCACATTGCCCATTACGAAGCCAGAATTGCCTTAAAAAATGCTCTATTTGTGCCGCAGTTTTCAGTCGATTACCGATGCCTTCCTTGGGCAATCTTATCTTACCCCAATCTCGCCCAAGTTGGTTTGACACAAGCACAAGCAAGACGTAGATTTGCCAGAAAAGAAATTTTTGTTCTACAGCATTATTACAAATCAGTCGCCGCAGCTCAATTAAGGAATGCAACTACAGGTATTTGTCAACTAGTTGTCCTCAACAACGGAGAGATTTTAGGCGCTACTATATTGGGTGCAGAAGCTAGAGAGTTAATTAATATCATTGCTTTAGCTATGGCTCAAAAAATCCCTGTCAAGCAATTAGCCAACTTATCCACTGTCTATCCCAGTTTTTCAGAAATTTTAGAACAGACAGCACGAGAATGGAGCCAACAAAAGCTCAATAGCAACCCAGCTTTGCAAGATTGGCTAGAAGGTTTCTTCCATTGGCGACGGAATTGGAATTTGTGA